Part of the Betta splendens chromosome 17, fBetSpl5.4, whole genome shotgun sequence genome, ATTTTTTTGATTGTTACACTATTACCAAAAGGTGCAGTTTATTTGTAAGATTTCCTAGATGAGCTCACTATCCTTTTCCCTTCTAGGTGAACCTAAAAATGAGGATCCGCATATCTTACAATAGTCTAGGATCAGCCTTTCAAGACACAGTCCAGGTTAACTCCTTCCCAGAGCATTGACAGTGGAGCAGAGGGCAAGGGGTCACATTCAGTTTTGTCAGTTGTATCTTCCTTTGGTAGTTTTTGTGTTCTTTTAGCATTAACTTAAAAAATACTCCATGTGCACTCCAACTTAAAGGGTTTCCTTAAATGTTCTTTATCACTCCCTCATCTTCTGTTCATGATGCCAACCTATTCCAGCTGTCATCTGGCAGAGAGGCGatgcaccctggacaggttccCCATCCATCACGGGGCCTTTTCTACCACTTTGTCAAAAAGCAATTACTTAACCACTTCTTCTACTCCTCTTTTATACTCAGTACACTTGATTTTATTGGAAGTGTGATTTTAAGCTTGGAGCATTGAAGATAATAAACACCACCTTGTGGGCTGCATTAACTTGTTCAGTCATTTAATTTGcctcattctgctgcacagttgAATATCgattttttaaatgtgtgccTTTTGTTCccataaaatattatttattttatgtttgggaaataTAATCCTATCCACTTTTGTATAACAGGAACTGGTTTTAAATGTAAGTAGTTTggttatataaatgtttttatgtaaaacctGACTGACCAGTATTTACTTGCCTGTTGTTTACTGAGGGTCCTGCATTTTGTATAATCATACCAGGAGAGGACACAGACTaggaatattaaaaaaagactaCACCACTAAATGTAAATAGAAATGGAGTATTTTACAGCCTTGTTGTTTGTTATACATAAACGTTCAGATGAAAATATGTTACTTAAATAATGTATCACATAAATTTATAACCATAAATTTATGGTTATAAATTTATGGTTAATCACCATTAACCATAAATTTACAGTCTCTGTAAGACCAATTACTACACAAAAATAATATGCATGAggtatatttaaaaaaaaactgagcttttattttttttaactcaagTTAAAAAACATTCCAGGAGAGTTGACATTAACTTTACTCTTATGTTTTTGCTAAATGTGAAGCTGTCTGTTTCACACTTCACTTTATATCAAAGCAGGGATGTGCAGAAGTAGTTAAAGGACTTTGCAACTAAACCTCTTGTTGTAGTTTTTAATTACAGATCTTTTACTCCATATAGAACCATCTTCCTTTCTTTATGAATATATAACTTGGATTTTTCCTGCTTCAGAAAGACCCTCATTGCCATGGAGGTTTAATGATGACATGTGCTCACATCAGAGTAAACTATAACCTACAGTTGACTGAAATGACTCAAACTGTTTAATTCTGAAACCAATGTCTATTAACCTCAGTTTATCAAGACAGATTTCTGAAAGAACTGTCTTCAGTCGTATACATTACCTGTATTCTGTCAGtatgtagctgtgtgtgtgtgtgtgtgtgtgtgtgtgtgtgtgtgtgtgtgtattatgaCAACTCTTAACTTGAACGTTTGAGCATTTATTCACAAGCAAAGTGAACCTCAGTGTTCTCAAACTGTCCCTAGtactgcataaacacacaggtcAACTTGGCTCAAGGCCAGTGTGGGTTTACAAAAGACATTTACGGAAAGGAATTAGAACGTCCTTATGGTTAACTTGTTTGAACAACCCAGGAGCATGGGATTCAGAATCTCTGTGCTGTGGGGAGACAGCACCAAGTCTTGGCACACAGCTGGCCCCATGGAAACAGCGACTCATGAGAGAAGAGGCGTAAGCGTCAGGTATTCTAAAGCGTTGAGCCTCCTCTTAGTGCCAACACAAGATGAAGCACTGAGCCTCCCTGGATCTTGTAGTCTGCTGCTGTCTTCTCATCATTCCTGAGGGGAAGAGCACACATGATTTAGAGGACAATGCATCTTTCCGTTGCCATGATGGAAGGCTGTTCACAATGGAAGAGCTTACATCTGTTTTCCACTGTAGATGAGCCTTTGCTGCTGAGGGGGTATTCCTTCCTTCTCTTCAACCCTTTCTTTAATTCGCTCCACCTTCAGGTAtgcaaacataaaacatttgaACACATATTACGAAAGACTTTATTGATTCACTATAGGAACCTAATTTCATTCTTTCACCTTGTCTGTGGGCTCAATGTCGATCTCTATTTCTTTTCCAGTGAGAGTCTGAAACAAAGTTTTATCATTGATATATCAAACAAGTGCCAGCAAACACcattttattaaaaagcaaaaaaagtacTAAATTCTGCATTGTTCAATGAAACGTCGAGTTAGCAAGCTATCAAAACAGAGCTGCTAGGTGACTGAATACTGAAGTATTGCTATACAATTAACATGATATTTGCAACGTGGTACCTCATCTTAAAATTCATCCAAAAAGCAGACTAATTTTAAACTGTTAACACTCCGAATCAGATTAAGCAATAGCACAATTGGTGCTGATCTCCCGGCCCCGAAATCTGTTAGCAAAGCGGGGGTAATGTTAGCTGGCTCCTCAGCAACAGTAGCGACCAGCCGGCATGAATTAAACACAGGTCTTACCTTAACTTTTATCAACATGTTGACTATGTAATACAATTCAAAATAACAAGAATGGTTTACAGAGTAACGCACTTTATTAACTAGCGAATTATAACCCACTTGTCGACCTGACTCTAGTTTACTTCCTGTGTAACATCCTAAATGTCCCAACTGCTACCAGCAAACGTTCCGCTTTGATCAAAATATACTTCAGTTATGAGTAGTTTTCCCTCCTTTCCTTTATGTAGGATAATGCGTATTATTTCATACGGCTATTGTATTTTGTGAGAAACAACTAGTGGTAGCGCCAGTACGACACCAGCACCAATGTTGCCGCAAACAGGACGCGCAGAGTGTAAGATTTATTGCTTTTACTCAGGTGCGGTGCATTTGGCTAATTAGGCTAAAAGTCTATAACGTGTTCCAGGTCCAACGTGTCGATGATTATTCAGTCATGcggctgcgtctgtgtgttagtgtgacGGTACTGGTTGTTTTTGCCACTGCTACCGTTGATGCAGGTATTTTCTAGAGACGCATGTTGACATTTGACCAGCTTTAATTGCAATGAGCGTGTCAAGTACAAAAACTGATGATGAGATTTTGTTTGCAGATATTGAAGTAGCTTGTGAAAACAATTCCGTAAACATTACATGGAGGATCGGTGCAGAGCTGGTGCCAAACGCCGCTCGCTTCTTCCTCGGCAGCTGCATGCCCTCCCAGCTGGAGATCATGCCCACTGGTGAAGGGGCCGTGCTGTTCAACTACCAGTTCACCGAATGCAAATTTAAAAGACGGGTGATGTACAACCAATACTTGGATCAAATCACTTTAAGGCATCGTGTATTTTATTAATCTCTTTTTCTCCATCTACAGATAAGCGGAAAAAATGTGACTTATTTTAATGAACTGACTTACAGACCTTATGACAAGTCAAAACCTGCAGCCTTTGCTTATCCCATTAAGTGTGTTTATAAAAGGTAAGTCGTTGTTGGGATGCATTTTCAGTTTAAAGCTCAAGTGTGACAGTTATTTGCCCTGTTACTTTTTCAGACCTGAGGGTTGGAATTTCCCAATTCTGAACCCTGGAGCGGGTGTTTCTGAAGGTCGAGGTAGTCTGATCTTCCACATGGCTCTCCTTAATGGTGAGTTCTTTGACTGCCTAATTAAGCGCACATTTAGACATATTCTAAAATTGTTTTACTTTACAGAACATTTGACAGGTGCATCCATGACCAACGTCGTCCATCTGGGCTCTTTAATGCCAATATGGGCGGCGGTGGAGCAAAAGTCTCACCAGCCTTTGGTGCTGCTCATGGAGGAATGTGTGGCAGCCGCTACATCAGAGTTGCAGCCTGACAGCCAGGTTTACCCCATTATTGGCAATAAGGGGTAGGATTTAGATACTGCTTATTCTTTAGTGACTGTACTGGAACTGTCCtgatattaaatataaaatccTTTTTTAGATGTCTTCTGGAAAGCCTGAGGGGAACCGCGGTGTTCCTTCCTCGTTACCGCTCGTCTGCACTCATCCTCTACATACAGTCCTCCAGGTTTGGTCTTGGGGAGAAGGTAGGTAGAGGGCTACATGGTAGTTGGTGTCAGTAAAATCAGTTTAATTATTTGTGTTCCCCAGGTGTACATCCACTGTAAACTAGTTGCATGGGATCCTGAAGATTTCAATGAAAGCAAGAAAGCTTGTCATTATGTTAAGGAATCTAGAAGGTAATCTTGAAGGTTGTGCTGTAGTTGTACGTTTTGAGAGGAAAACTGTCTGACTGTGCTGATCtgatacaaaataaatgaaatgcaatCTGCTCACCTCCTAAGATAAAAcggtgtatttttaaaaaagagTACTGTATAATACTAACTACCGGTTGCGTCTTTCACAGATGGGACCTGCTTGATGACCCATCTCAGAGCTCCATCTGTAGCTGCTGTGACTCAACCTGCAAGTCCCACGCCAAAAGAGCAGCTAGCTGGGGTACATTGTGTTTGGCAGCGTGGTTATTTATGAGCTGTGCTTATTTCACATGAAtttcttttattctttattttttcatatttgtaGATTCTCAGACCCTGATGCACAATTCAGTGTTGGGACCTCTGGTCATTGTGGATCCATCTGCTTTCAAGGCCCTTGAACCTTCAGTTGATCCAGCTGAGCTTTTGTCTAACAAAGTTCCTTTTGTTTTAACATGATGGAATGTCTGAACACTGGACAAGGGGATTAAAGTGGAATATTGTAATCAAAACAGTtgtacaataaaatattttgttgGGAACTTCtgagtttttactttttattttattccatgTGTTATAAGTGGTTAATCTTATCtacatttccccattgtgggattaataaactCTAATACAATTTTGTAGGTGAGATAAGATCAATGTGCATTGCAGCCAGTTCTGCTTCATATTGTTTATCCTCTAAGCATTAAGTAGATCTTTATTTAGGTTTCAATGAGAACTTACAGTAAGCAATTATAATAAAATCTCTAaagatgtgttttatttagttaTGCTTATTATTTGGTGATTCATCTTTAAGGCTGCAAACAAGTGCCCCTTTGCTGAAGGTGTAACAGGGTTATAATGCTGTTAACCTTGTCATTAAAAGTTAGAAATTAATTCTATTTTAATAAATGCTATAAATTATAAATGCTATAAAAATGTTGTGATTCTGTGAAGACTCACATTTGTTATCTAAATGCGAGCAGTTTGTAGCCACTCAACATGAATCTGTGCTGTGTGGGAAAGACCCACATTAACTGAACACATTCACATATCAAGTGACTGATGCCTGGGGTTCGTGGCACACACCAGGTGAATGAGGTTAATTATGCTGATGTGTTCCAGTCTAAGGGATAAGAGCACTCACAGCAACAGCTGTGGCTGCTCAGCCATGATGGCTTTGTTTTGGCAAGGTGCAGTGCTGTTGAGTTTGGCAGCTGCTGGTTCAGTTTATGCAGGTAATTTAGCATTGTGGTGTCTTGTTTTAGTAAATCACAACCAGAATTAGGCAGATATTTGCATGCTCTTTATGATCTTCATCATTCTACTTGCAGACATGAAATTGAACTGCTGGCCTGATTTCGTGATGCTGGTGTGGACAGAGAGCAGGTCACAGGCTGACTTTGCACGGTTTCGTCTCGGTAACTGTTCCCCGACTAGTTTCACAGCTAGTGAGGCTGTTTTCAATGTGTACTTCAGTAACTGTAACTTCAGGAGACTGGTGAGTAGCATAATTATCACAAATCATTGTTGGCAAATCACCTTAATGACATTTGATCCTTGTAGATAACTGGGGATCGATTAATGTACACAAATGAACTGAGCTACGTTTCCTCTCCTGGTTCTGACCTGGCACATACTATAACTCATCTAGTTGTCTGTTCGTATAAAAGGTTAGatgttaattttattttctTGCATTTGAGCTGAATATTAAGGTAAATGTATCTCATTGTACACATGCACTTCTGCACTTACGTGATTTTGATTTACACAGGCCCAAAGGCTGGCGTCCTCAGATTTATGATGCTGTGTTCAATACTTACAGTCAAGGACATCTAGAGTTCCACATTTCACTTGGGAGTGGTGAGTTCTCAGATAAGACAGTGATCCTCTAAAATGCAAAACAGTTCTATAGTGACTCCTACAATTCTTGTGGTTTATTTCGTCTTTCTGGCTCATTCTCCTAGATGATTTCTCCAGCCCTGCTGCCTCTACTACATTTCCACTGGGCTCCTTAATGCCCATCATGGCCAGTGTGGAGCAGAAGGCCCATCAccctttgctgctgcttttggaGGAATGTGTAGCTACCACTACACCAAAGTTGCAGCCAGACAGCAAAGTCTACCCACTAATTACCAATAAGGGGTATTGTCATTTTACTGAAAATATGTATGTTTGCTTGATTGAACACAATGAGTCACAAAGTCATATTAAATTATACAGATGTCTCGTGGACAGTAAGACATCACACTCTACATTTAAACCAAGGAAAAAAGCATCAGAGATTCATCTGGCCCTTCAAGCCTTCAGGTTTGCTCTTGGACAAGAGGTAAATTGgtcacacacttttttttttaaatctttccGTTCAATGCTTAAATATCCAAACCTGTTCCTTGTGCAGGTATTTATTCATTGCCAGCTAGGCGTTTGGGATCCTGCTGATCTTGATCCTGCCAAGAAGGCCTGCCACTATGTCAAACATCATGGGTATCtggaatatttaatttttactttaatttacttttttttaatatcttaaAATTGAGACTTACACTCTCATTCAATCTCATTCAGCTGGGAGCTAATGGATAATCCTAAAAAAAGCAATCTATGCAACTGCTGTGACTCTACCTGCAAGTCTAGAAGCCTGAGGAGCATAGCACCAGGTACGCATGTGACATGTGGAACGACTCAGTCTTCATCTGTGCtaaagctgttgtttttgtagGGACGCTTGGGATGGTACACAATGCGCTCCTTGAGCCACAAATCATCACCGAGGGGATTTCCTGAAGCATTAAAGTAAAGAAGTACATTTTACATGtcggttgtctgtctgtccttagtttctctttttttgaagttttacttatttttctttttctttttcgttCTAGAGAAAAGCATTCCTATTATCTACCAGCTCCTCAGTGTGAAttgggtttttatttttctaaccGTGAAGCACGTGCTTGTTTTCTCATCCATCCAGATGTGTAACCAAATTGCTCTGAACTCAAATTAAACCGGTTTTCTACAATATGCTGGGTTAGTTTGACTGTCCTTACACACattaatcaaaataaaacaaacattttgttaaaCATCTGTATGTCAGGTGAACACAAttgacaattaaaaaaaaacctgcaagCATGTAATTAGCACTGTCTGGTGGTAGCTGTAATTTACTAAAATCTTATAAAATATTAACTTTCACCGAAATAAATCACTTCCTTGATATTTGTCGGCGTTGTTTTAATTCAGTGGCTTGTATAAACTTTACTAATTTGTACCTCTACAACTTGATTAGAAAGTTTATCAGTTAGTATATTCACGtatttgtaatttaatattGACAAAGGCTAAACATTAATAGTGATATTTTGACataccttttatttttaaaagtcagTGATGTAATCGTGAACCTGTTAGTCATGAGAGGAAAACAACATATGGTTTATACAGTAGCTAGGAGGCACGGGTAAGCTACAGTAACTGTTACAGTGTTCACTCAGACTGTGACTTAGACGACTGGTAGCTAATATAAGAAAACAATCTTAGGTCACATACACAATATTTAAATCCTGATGCCTGATCTCAGATTTGTACTATCTAGCCAAATATTATTTGCTCATTAACGCTAGCTAGCAAATTTAGCTAGCCAGCTGCGTGcggaaattaaaatatttgtaataATTGAAACAATAATTGAACAGCGGATGGTAGATGCATGCGTCACGTCTCATTTCTCACGAATAcaaattatgtaattattttaatcCGAAATATCGCTAATTGAAAACAAGTGGTGTGGTTTTACCCTGTTAACAAACACACGATGCGATCTTTGTCAGTGCGCTTAACCCCACGTGCATTACTCTACAATCATTACAATAAACTCAAAATGAGCTacctataaaaacacaaaactaatgCGTAGTCTACACAGAAGCTGCTAAAAGACGGGGATCTTCAGTTCATCCTTTGTATTTGACCTCCACCATTATAACAGTGTGACAGCAGTTTTGTCTGTAGACAGCTTATTAAAGATGAACTGGTTCCACTGTAACCGGTGCTTCACCAAAAGAGGGAGCAAGTTTGCTGTGTCCAGTTGTGGCCACATCTGCTGTGAGGCATGCATTACTCCCAGTAAGACACTTGTAttctatttacatttatataattCTGAAGTTAATTTGTTTCTACTTCTCAGACACAGTCCAGGCTACTTCAACTGCTTTCCATTGTCTTTTTCCTCAGAgcaatgcagtgtgtgtggtgtcagtTGTAGTTATCTGGCCATCACTGATGAGGTTGGTGAGTCTGATGAATATAGTGTAGGTCGCTGTTTGATGCAACAAAGTCATTATATCAACACAAATTCATATTTTAGATGAAGCCACAGGAAAAATTGTACTTCAAGGACCCCATGGAGCTCATCCAGTTACGGTTGGAGCACATAtcacaggcctgtcctctttaATCACTAGCAGGATCTGTGCACAAGGGTCTATagaaaatactgtatatcatatgaaatgaaaatataatgTGTTTATGTAACTGTGCAGTATTCATTCCATTTAGATTGCACTTTTTCAGAGGACACAGATGGAGATGATCACAGCTCACTTCAAGCATAAGTTTAgtgaactggaacggcatctaaaGGAAGTAACTGAGCTGGACCACAGGTGATTTCATGACCTGGTGTCATTTCACTGTAGATGTTAGAAGATAAAGTCCTGACTCTATTCTTCTGCTATGCTTCTAACATCTATTCTAAGGAAACTGGGCAAGCTGAAAGGTGAGAATGCTGAattaaaacagcagcttttagaGCTCAAAAGAGAGAATGCTGAATTAAGGAAGCCACTTTCTCAGATGAGGGTGAGTGTTCCAGAATTGCTTCACGaaattcactttatttatcGAGTTATTAATTAAACAGCCTGCTCAAGTAGGATATGATCAAGTTTCAAGATTCAGAAAACTTGTTTTGTCTAATTGTTTTGCACACATTGATTTCTGTCAGAGTTGCAGGTACATACAAGGAAGTATAGGAAATTTAAAAATGGTaacatgtatacacacacattcacatcaaaATTACTAGCTAACTATTACAAGATTGAAGGTTTACCctaacagagagaggaggaattgtacagactgatggccacCAGTAgaaaggatctccggtggcgttctgtggagcacctaatactgatcagcctctggctgaaggtgctcctctgtccggCCAGCACACtatgtagggggtgggaggtgttgtctaggatagagaggaccGGACCAGCATCcccctctcagctacagcatgtaggggtccagctccacccacagaacagaagcagccctcctgatcagtttgtccagtctgttactatcAGCTACATTCAtgcagaccacagcgta contains:
- the nedd8l gene encoding NEDD8 ubiquitin like modifier, like, translated to MLIKVKTLTGKEIEIDIEPTDKVERIKERVEEKEGIPPQQQRLIYSGKQMNDEKTAADYKIQGGSVLHLVLALRGGSTL
- the zp3f.2 gene encoding zona pellucida glycoprotein 3f, tandem duplicate 2 encodes the protein MRLRLCVSVTVLVVFATATVDADIEVACENNSVNITWRIGAELVPNAARFFLGSCMPSQLEIMPTGEGAVLFNYQFTECKFKRRISGKNVTYFNELTYRPYDKSKPAAFAYPIKCVYKRPEGWNFPILNPGAGVSEGRGSLIFHMALLNEHLTGASMTNVVHLGSLMPIWAAVEQKSHQPLVLLMEECVAAATSELQPDSQVYPIIGNKGCLLESLRGTAVFLPRYRSSALILYIQSSRFGLGEKVYIHCKLVAWDPEDFNESKKACHYVKESRRWDLLDDPSQSSICSCCDSTCKSHAKRAASWDSQTLMHNSVLGPLVIVDPSAFKALEPSVDPAELLSNKVPFVLT
- the LOC114844802 gene encoding zona pellucida sperm-binding protein 3-like, with protein sequence MRLIMLMCSSLRDKSTHSNSCGCSAMMALFWQGAVLLSLAAAGSVYADMKLNCWPDFVMLVWTESRSQADFARFRLGNCSPTSFTASEAVFNVYFSNCNFRRLITGDRLMYTNELSYVSSPGSDLAHTITHLVVCSYKRPKGWRPQIYDAVFNTYSQGHLEFHISLGSDDFSSPAASTTFPLGSLMPIMASVEQKAHHPLLLLLEECVATTTPKLQPDSKVYPLITNKGCLVDSKTSHSTFKPRKKASEIHLALQAFRFALGQEVFIHCQLGVWDPADLDPAKKACHYVKHHGWELMDNPKKSNLCNCCDSTCKSRSLRSIAPGTLGMVHNALLEPQIITEGIS
- the LOC114844803 gene encoding RING finger protein 212B-like isoform X2; the protein is MRGKQHMVYTVARRHGLLKMNWFHCNRCFTKRGSKFAVSSCGHICCEACITPKQCSVCGVSCSYLAITDEVDEATGKIVLQGPHGAHPIALFQRTQMEMITAHFKHKFSELERHLKEVTELDHRKLGKLKGENAELKQQLLELKRENAELRKPLSQMRVSRGSFQIDGSQRVSLPVAVTPPVTPHSRSISYLGSSESQGWARDRGPSLSSLTTPGPAASVSRHSSLQENLHRTPTSFSSSARTHRQTPNAFQFHFTSDLSTQSPSM
- the LOC114844803 gene encoding RING finger protein 212B-like isoform X1, producing MRGKQHMVYTVARRHGLLKMNWFHCNRCFTKRGSKFAVSSCGHICCEACITPKQCSVCGVSCSYLAITDEMKPQEKLYFKDPMELIQLRLEHISQIALFQRTQMEMITAHFKHKFSELERHLKEVTELDHRKLGKLKGENAELKQQLLELKRENAELRKPLSQMRVSRGSFQIDGSQRVSLPVAVTPPVTPHSRSISYLGSSESQGWARDRGPSLSSLTTPGPAASVSRHSSLQENLHRTPTSFSSSARTHRQTPNAFQFHFTSDLSTQSPSM